One Pseudorasbora parva isolate DD20220531a chromosome 4, ASM2467924v1, whole genome shotgun sequence genomic region harbors:
- the LOC137072621 gene encoding calmodulin-regulated spectrin-associated protein 3 isoform X1, producing the protein MMDSSAGKKGAPVPDICPLDRYDSARAKARASVSWLLSRSGPEVPAGLNQDGGMCPALERLLLSADLYCRVFSSQALAGITAPPRDHSSLLQLLSRYDLTPLHTDQQKPVLAAQLSQNPIDMGAHLAVIDSLMSLSTMETVGRVKMTKETDQFGAGRSWENALLFWINKVNQKLRENSNVEESPKPNPCTDLQPAQPSCPQRWYWKLVPHAIAFCLKESGNKPPVIRYRKDKVQSKQTPVFVVVSGVKDLSNGCAIAAALHFYCPQILPLEDVCLKDTMSAADSMYNLQLIREFCESHLKSCCPLQLEDIMYAPPTLQVNIMCFLSELFATFEVEKPDFVKPTHTLDLTDASDLIECTSPISGNSGSPSFLLKQSLLPQSTSVSEGRGWSTKQISRPLSAVAFSIPFPLDSDVDVVMGNPLFRSVSTDSLTRVTNPGSYTPPEDLSKLISQATLGELPTIEEALQIVHTSRPVHIEPRMRPEGAPSGFYLHSPEDGGARLSSSAPCRTGMMYRPIGGGINSSGNRKRQPVGSQEHNGGSECVTPENSPKTSSSPANGPKTGRMTNFAELRKMMPESPSNSRAQDVVSLCSPAEMSPVGAVEAQELGVRLEEKRRAIEAQKRRIEAIFTKHRQRLGKTAFLQLQKKQGEEVEDEGQSLTLDERLTQMEQQLQQEEDREKEEEKMKLLEEKKEKDGELKKSTSDVVAPPKLEKQVTFSLETKKEAEPPLVEYNEAVAKLSSTLQTLQRDMQRLTEQQQRLMGKKTPKNTTNKTPASWVIPAAPATPPHLSRDSTRIISPSGSPSRAGQPSDTPRSPKSSASSTSRRSRGAAPKSPKRQRPTDLGFHPLTRVLTPPQNVDTLPHLRRVSPSQCQVQTCSSLRFGGPRTPQDSPLQPAQPQESTSESGSSEHHTPIFTLELEAGPPSALPAEMLGGGSSSGAPSECSFESDLLLSSALVKDETEGGGTVGDDTDLEQGAEIFSSDSMSDQTENESRLGLDVFFKEDGLSEEEMAQKRALLLERQQRRAQEIKKRIRCGQDPENSQHASVNDLRPSQTPLLSQSLPTSYTPPPPSKATPPGTPLRRGEFTRAEYERRHQLKIMADLGKVLKQKPAKHSGKKQHTHKPHNHELTQTRSPGKNRTANQKDGRPLPTEKPASRLESPSKVMSSGKLANQNGEKDWEQASNASSPASLPEYTGPKLFKEPSFKSNKFIIHNALSRCCLAGKVNESQKNKIMEEMEKSSASHFLILLRDSSCQFRAIYTPDGQSEELHRLCGVGPRVISSSAVETIYKYSSERKQFNTLPSRTLSMTVDAFTIPAHLWHTKKHGTPKKVATPK; encoded by the exons ATGATGGACTCATCTGCGGGGAAGAAAGGCGCGCCGGTGCCGGACATCTGCCCGCTGGACCGGTACGACTCCGCCCGAGCCAAGGCGCGCGCCAGTGTGAGCTGGCTACTGAGCCGCAGCGGACCTGAAG TTCCGGCTGGGCTGAATCAGGATGGAGGGATGTGTCCGGCTCTAGAACGCCTCCTGCTGTCCGCTGATCTCTACTGCAGGGTTTTTTCCTCACAGGCTTTGGCCGGCATCACAGCGCCCCCTAGAGACCACAGCTCTCTGCTGCAGCTCCTGAGCCGGTACGACCTGACCCCGCTTCACACGGACCAGCAGAAACCGGTCCTCGCGGCCCAGCTGAGCCAGAACCCCATCGACATG GGGGCTCACCTGGCCGTGATTGATTCGCTGATGTCACTAAGCACCATGGAAACGGTGGGCCGGGTCAAGATGACGAAGGAGACGGATCAGTTCGGGGCTGGCAGGAGCTGGGAGAACGCTCTGCTCTTCTGGATCAACAAG GTCAATCAGAAGTTGCGGGAAAACTCGAACGTTGAGGAGAGTCCGAAACCAAACCCCTGCACTGACCTGCAGCCGGCCCAACCATCt TGTCCTCAGCGCTGGTACTGGAAGCTTGTTCCA CATGCCATCGCATTTTGTTTGAAGGAGTCGGGGAATAAGCCTCCTGTG ATCCGTTACAGGAAAGATAAGGTTCAGTCTAAACAGACTCCGGTGTTCGTGGTGGTGTCAGGAGTGAAGGATCTGTCTAACGGCTGCGCCATCGCTGCTGCGCTTCACTTCTACTGCCCTCAGATTCTGCCGTTGGAAG ATGTGTGCTTAAAGGACACCATGTCGGCGGCAGACAGTATGTACAATCTCCAGCTGATTAGAGAGTTTTGTGAAAGTCACCTGAAGAGCTGCTGCCCCCTGCAGCTGGAGGACATAATGTATGCCCCACCCACTTTACAG GTGAACATTATGTGCTTCCTTTCGGAGCTGTTTGCCACGTTCGAAGTGGAGAAACCAGATTTTGtcaaacccacacacacactggacttAACAG ATGCTTCCGATCTGATCGAATGCACGAGTCCGATCAGTGGCAACAG TGGCTCTCCGTCTTTCCTACTAAAGCAGTCGCTCCTGCCTCAATCCACCTCTGTATCCG AAGGACGGGGCTGGAGCACAAAGCAAATTAG CCGTCCCCTTTCAGCTGTGGCCTTCAGCATCCCATTCCCATTGGACagtgatgttgatgttgttatGGGAAACCCTCTCTTCCGTTCCGTCAGCACGGACAGCCTCACTAGGGTAACCAACCCTGGCTCTTACACACCCCCAGAGGATCTGAGCAAGCTCATTAGTCAGGCTACTCTAGGAGAGTTGCCTACCATAGAAGAAGCTTTACAAATTGTTCATACCAGCCGTCCGGTACACATCGAGCCTCGTATGCGGCCAGAGGGGGCGCCGTCTGGCTTTTACCTCCACTCACCTGAAGATGGTGGAGCCAGACTGAGCAGCTCCGCCCCTTGCCGGACGGGGATGATGTATCGACCAATAGGAGGTGGGATTAATAGTAGCGGAAACCGAAAAAGGCAACCGGTTGGTTCACAAGAACACAATGGAGGTTCAGAGTGTGTCACACCTGAAAACTCCCCCAAAACCTCCTCCAGTCCAGCCAACGGACCCAAAACTGGTCGCATGACAAACTTTGCTGAGCTTAGGAAGATGATGCCAGAATCCCCTAGTAATTCCAGAGCCCAGGACGTAGTGTCATTGTGCAGTCCTGCAGAGATGAGCCCTGTTGGGGCAGTGGAGGCACAGGAGCTGGGTGTACGTCTCGAGGAGAAACGCAGAGCAATTGAAGCCCAAAAGAGGCGGATCGAGGCCATATTTACCAAGCACAGGCAGAGGTTGGGCAAAACTGCCTTCCTTCAGCTCCAGAAGAAACAGGGGGAAGAGGTGGAAGACGAAGGACAGTCCCTCACCTTGGATGAACGACTGACACAAATGGAGCAGCAGCTTCAGCAAGAGGAGGACAGAgagaaggaggaggagaagatGAAACTGCTGGAGGAGAAGAAAGAAAAGGATGGGGAACTGAAGAAGAGCACCAGCGATGTAGTAGCCCCACCGAAACTGGAGAAACAGGTGACCTTCTCTCTTGAAACAAAGAAAGAGGCAGAGCCACCATTGGTGGAATATAATGAGGCAGTAGCTAAGCTAAGCTCTACCCTACAGACCCTACAAAGGGACATGCAGCGCCTTACAGAACAGCAGCAAAGGCTTATGGGAAAGAAAACTCCCAAAAACACCACGAATAAGACACCTGCCTCCTGGGTCATCCCAGCTGCCCCTGCTACACCCCCTCATCTATCTAGAGACTCCACCCGTATCATTTCCCCCTCTGGATCTCCCTCACGCGCCGGACAACCTTCTGACACACCAAGATCCCCGAAAAGCTCTGCATCATCTACTTCACGCAGATCCCGTGGAGCTGCTCCCAAAAGTCCCAAACGTCAACGCCCCACAGACCTTGGCTTCCACCCACTCACACGGGTCCTAACACCCCCACAGAATGTTGACACGCTTCCCCATCTGCGCCGAGTCTCTCCGAGCCAGTGTCAGGTGCAGACTTGCTCCTCATTGCGTTTCGGAGGTCCACGCACACCTCAGGACTCTCCGCTGCAACCCGCTCAGCCTCAAGAGAGCACTTCAGAATCAGGCTCCAGCGAGCATCACACCCCGATCTTCACCCTGGAGCTGGAGGCTGGACCTCCCTCTGCACTCCCAGCTGAAATGTTAGGAGGCGGGAGCAGTTCTGGAGCCCCATCAGAGTGCTCGTTTGAGAGCGATTTGCTTCTCAGCAGTGCCCTGGTGAAAGATGAGACCGAGGGTGGGGGGACGGTGGGAGATGACACAGATCTGGAACAGGGTGCAGAGATATTCTCATCAGACTCCATGAGTGACCAGACGGAGAATGAGAGCAGACTGGGACTCGATGTGTTCTTCAAG GAGGACGGTCTCTCCGAGGAGGAGATGGCCCAGAAAAGGGCTCTGCTGTTGGAGCGGCAGCAAAGACGAGCACAAGAGATCAAGAAGCGGATAAGATGCGGGCAAGACCCTGAGAATAG TCAACATGCTTCTGTGAATGACCTGCGACCATCTCAAACTCCACTGCTTTCACAGTCGCTGCCCACCTCATACACCCCGCCCCCTCCTTCAAAGGCCACGCCCCCAGGCACACCCCTACGCCGGGGAGAGTTCACACGGGCAGAGTATGAACGCCGTCACCAGCTGAAGATAATGGCTGATCTAGGGAAGGTTCTTAAACAGAAACCAGCAAAGCACAGCGGCAAAaaacagcacacacacaaaccgcaCAACCATGAGCTCACTCAAACACGCTCGCCAGGGAAAAACAGGACAG CTAACCAGAAAGATGGCAGACCTTTACCAACTGAAAAACCAGCAAG TCGTTTAGAGTCGCCCTCAAAGGTGATGTCATCTGGGAAACTGGCCAATCAGAACGGAGAGAAAGATTGGGAGCAAGCCTCCAATGCCTCCTCTCCAGCCTCACTCCCAGAATACACAG GTCCTAAATTATTTAAGGAACCCAGTTTTAAATCCAACAAGTTCATCATTCACAACGCGCTCTCACGCTGCTGCCTCGCCGGCAAGGTCAACGAATCTCAGAAAAACAAGATCATGGAG GAGATGGAAAAGAGCTCCGCCAGCCATTTTCTGATTCTCCTGCGGGATTCCAGCTGTCAGTTTCGTGCCATCTACACCCCAGACGGCCAATCGGAGGAGCTGCATCGGCTCTGCGGCGTCGGCCCGCGTGTCATTTCCTCTTCGGCCGTGGAGACCATTTATAAATACAGCTCTGAGAGAAAACAGTTTAATACACTTCCGTCTCGTACCCTGAGTATGACCGTCGATGCTTTCACAATTCCCGCCCATCTCTGGCACACTAAGAAACACGGCACGCCAAAAAAGGTAGCCACACCCAAATAG
- the LOC137072621 gene encoding calmodulin-regulated spectrin-associated protein 3 isoform X2 yields the protein MMDSSAGKKGAPVPDICPLDRYDSARAKARASVSWLLSRSGPEVPAGLNQDGGMCPALERLLLSADLYCRVFSSQALAGITAPPRDHSSLLQLLSRYDLTPLHTDQQKPVLAAQLSQNPIDMGAHLAVIDSLMSLSTMETVGRVKMTKETDQFGAGRSWENALLFWINKVNQKLRENSNVEESPKPNPCTDLQPAQPSCPQRWYWKLVPIRYRKDKVQSKQTPVFVVVSGVKDLSNGCAIAAALHFYCPQILPLEDVCLKDTMSAADSMYNLQLIREFCESHLKSCCPLQLEDIMYAPPTLQVNIMCFLSELFATFEVEKPDFVKPTHTLDLTDASDLIECTSPISGNSGSPSFLLKQSLLPQSTSVSEGRGWSTKQISRPLSAVAFSIPFPLDSDVDVVMGNPLFRSVSTDSLTRVTNPGSYTPPEDLSKLISQATLGELPTIEEALQIVHTSRPVHIEPRMRPEGAPSGFYLHSPEDGGARLSSSAPCRTGMMYRPIGGGINSSGNRKRQPVGSQEHNGGSECVTPENSPKTSSSPANGPKTGRMTNFAELRKMMPESPSNSRAQDVVSLCSPAEMSPVGAVEAQELGVRLEEKRRAIEAQKRRIEAIFTKHRQRLGKTAFLQLQKKQGEEVEDEGQSLTLDERLTQMEQQLQQEEDREKEEEKMKLLEEKKEKDGELKKSTSDVVAPPKLEKQVTFSLETKKEAEPPLVEYNEAVAKLSSTLQTLQRDMQRLTEQQQRLMGKKTPKNTTNKTPASWVIPAAPATPPHLSRDSTRIISPSGSPSRAGQPSDTPRSPKSSASSTSRRSRGAAPKSPKRQRPTDLGFHPLTRVLTPPQNVDTLPHLRRVSPSQCQVQTCSSLRFGGPRTPQDSPLQPAQPQESTSESGSSEHHTPIFTLELEAGPPSALPAEMLGGGSSSGAPSECSFESDLLLSSALVKDETEGGGTVGDDTDLEQGAEIFSSDSMSDQTENESRLGLDVFFKEDGLSEEEMAQKRALLLERQQRRAQEIKKRIRCGQDPENSQHASVNDLRPSQTPLLSQSLPTSYTPPPPSKATPPGTPLRRGEFTRAEYERRHQLKIMADLGKVLKQKPAKHSGKKQHTHKPHNHELTQTRSPGKNRTANQKDGRPLPTEKPASRLESPSKVMSSGKLANQNGEKDWEQASNASSPASLPEYTGPKLFKEPSFKSNKFIIHNALSRCCLAGKVNESQKNKIMEEMEKSSASHFLILLRDSSCQFRAIYTPDGQSEELHRLCGVGPRVISSSAVETIYKYSSERKQFNTLPSRTLSMTVDAFTIPAHLWHTKKHGTPKKVATPK from the exons ATGATGGACTCATCTGCGGGGAAGAAAGGCGCGCCGGTGCCGGACATCTGCCCGCTGGACCGGTACGACTCCGCCCGAGCCAAGGCGCGCGCCAGTGTGAGCTGGCTACTGAGCCGCAGCGGACCTGAAG TTCCGGCTGGGCTGAATCAGGATGGAGGGATGTGTCCGGCTCTAGAACGCCTCCTGCTGTCCGCTGATCTCTACTGCAGGGTTTTTTCCTCACAGGCTTTGGCCGGCATCACAGCGCCCCCTAGAGACCACAGCTCTCTGCTGCAGCTCCTGAGCCGGTACGACCTGACCCCGCTTCACACGGACCAGCAGAAACCGGTCCTCGCGGCCCAGCTGAGCCAGAACCCCATCGACATG GGGGCTCACCTGGCCGTGATTGATTCGCTGATGTCACTAAGCACCATGGAAACGGTGGGCCGGGTCAAGATGACGAAGGAGACGGATCAGTTCGGGGCTGGCAGGAGCTGGGAGAACGCTCTGCTCTTCTGGATCAACAAG GTCAATCAGAAGTTGCGGGAAAACTCGAACGTTGAGGAGAGTCCGAAACCAAACCCCTGCACTGACCTGCAGCCGGCCCAACCATCt TGTCCTCAGCGCTGGTACTGGAAGCTTGTTCCA ATCCGTTACAGGAAAGATAAGGTTCAGTCTAAACAGACTCCGGTGTTCGTGGTGGTGTCAGGAGTGAAGGATCTGTCTAACGGCTGCGCCATCGCTGCTGCGCTTCACTTCTACTGCCCTCAGATTCTGCCGTTGGAAG ATGTGTGCTTAAAGGACACCATGTCGGCGGCAGACAGTATGTACAATCTCCAGCTGATTAGAGAGTTTTGTGAAAGTCACCTGAAGAGCTGCTGCCCCCTGCAGCTGGAGGACATAATGTATGCCCCACCCACTTTACAG GTGAACATTATGTGCTTCCTTTCGGAGCTGTTTGCCACGTTCGAAGTGGAGAAACCAGATTTTGtcaaacccacacacacactggacttAACAG ATGCTTCCGATCTGATCGAATGCACGAGTCCGATCAGTGGCAACAG TGGCTCTCCGTCTTTCCTACTAAAGCAGTCGCTCCTGCCTCAATCCACCTCTGTATCCG AAGGACGGGGCTGGAGCACAAAGCAAATTAG CCGTCCCCTTTCAGCTGTGGCCTTCAGCATCCCATTCCCATTGGACagtgatgttgatgttgttatGGGAAACCCTCTCTTCCGTTCCGTCAGCACGGACAGCCTCACTAGGGTAACCAACCCTGGCTCTTACACACCCCCAGAGGATCTGAGCAAGCTCATTAGTCAGGCTACTCTAGGAGAGTTGCCTACCATAGAAGAAGCTTTACAAATTGTTCATACCAGCCGTCCGGTACACATCGAGCCTCGTATGCGGCCAGAGGGGGCGCCGTCTGGCTTTTACCTCCACTCACCTGAAGATGGTGGAGCCAGACTGAGCAGCTCCGCCCCTTGCCGGACGGGGATGATGTATCGACCAATAGGAGGTGGGATTAATAGTAGCGGAAACCGAAAAAGGCAACCGGTTGGTTCACAAGAACACAATGGAGGTTCAGAGTGTGTCACACCTGAAAACTCCCCCAAAACCTCCTCCAGTCCAGCCAACGGACCCAAAACTGGTCGCATGACAAACTTTGCTGAGCTTAGGAAGATGATGCCAGAATCCCCTAGTAATTCCAGAGCCCAGGACGTAGTGTCATTGTGCAGTCCTGCAGAGATGAGCCCTGTTGGGGCAGTGGAGGCACAGGAGCTGGGTGTACGTCTCGAGGAGAAACGCAGAGCAATTGAAGCCCAAAAGAGGCGGATCGAGGCCATATTTACCAAGCACAGGCAGAGGTTGGGCAAAACTGCCTTCCTTCAGCTCCAGAAGAAACAGGGGGAAGAGGTGGAAGACGAAGGACAGTCCCTCACCTTGGATGAACGACTGACACAAATGGAGCAGCAGCTTCAGCAAGAGGAGGACAGAgagaaggaggaggagaagatGAAACTGCTGGAGGAGAAGAAAGAAAAGGATGGGGAACTGAAGAAGAGCACCAGCGATGTAGTAGCCCCACCGAAACTGGAGAAACAGGTGACCTTCTCTCTTGAAACAAAGAAAGAGGCAGAGCCACCATTGGTGGAATATAATGAGGCAGTAGCTAAGCTAAGCTCTACCCTACAGACCCTACAAAGGGACATGCAGCGCCTTACAGAACAGCAGCAAAGGCTTATGGGAAAGAAAACTCCCAAAAACACCACGAATAAGACACCTGCCTCCTGGGTCATCCCAGCTGCCCCTGCTACACCCCCTCATCTATCTAGAGACTCCACCCGTATCATTTCCCCCTCTGGATCTCCCTCACGCGCCGGACAACCTTCTGACACACCAAGATCCCCGAAAAGCTCTGCATCATCTACTTCACGCAGATCCCGTGGAGCTGCTCCCAAAAGTCCCAAACGTCAACGCCCCACAGACCTTGGCTTCCACCCACTCACACGGGTCCTAACACCCCCACAGAATGTTGACACGCTTCCCCATCTGCGCCGAGTCTCTCCGAGCCAGTGTCAGGTGCAGACTTGCTCCTCATTGCGTTTCGGAGGTCCACGCACACCTCAGGACTCTCCGCTGCAACCCGCTCAGCCTCAAGAGAGCACTTCAGAATCAGGCTCCAGCGAGCATCACACCCCGATCTTCACCCTGGAGCTGGAGGCTGGACCTCCCTCTGCACTCCCAGCTGAAATGTTAGGAGGCGGGAGCAGTTCTGGAGCCCCATCAGAGTGCTCGTTTGAGAGCGATTTGCTTCTCAGCAGTGCCCTGGTGAAAGATGAGACCGAGGGTGGGGGGACGGTGGGAGATGACACAGATCTGGAACAGGGTGCAGAGATATTCTCATCAGACTCCATGAGTGACCAGACGGAGAATGAGAGCAGACTGGGACTCGATGTGTTCTTCAAG GAGGACGGTCTCTCCGAGGAGGAGATGGCCCAGAAAAGGGCTCTGCTGTTGGAGCGGCAGCAAAGACGAGCACAAGAGATCAAGAAGCGGATAAGATGCGGGCAAGACCCTGAGAATAG TCAACATGCTTCTGTGAATGACCTGCGACCATCTCAAACTCCACTGCTTTCACAGTCGCTGCCCACCTCATACACCCCGCCCCCTCCTTCAAAGGCCACGCCCCCAGGCACACCCCTACGCCGGGGAGAGTTCACACGGGCAGAGTATGAACGCCGTCACCAGCTGAAGATAATGGCTGATCTAGGGAAGGTTCTTAAACAGAAACCAGCAAAGCACAGCGGCAAAaaacagcacacacacaaaccgcaCAACCATGAGCTCACTCAAACACGCTCGCCAGGGAAAAACAGGACAG CTAACCAGAAAGATGGCAGACCTTTACCAACTGAAAAACCAGCAAG TCGTTTAGAGTCGCCCTCAAAGGTGATGTCATCTGGGAAACTGGCCAATCAGAACGGAGAGAAAGATTGGGAGCAAGCCTCCAATGCCTCCTCTCCAGCCTCACTCCCAGAATACACAG GTCCTAAATTATTTAAGGAACCCAGTTTTAAATCCAACAAGTTCATCATTCACAACGCGCTCTCACGCTGCTGCCTCGCCGGCAAGGTCAACGAATCTCAGAAAAACAAGATCATGGAG GAGATGGAAAAGAGCTCCGCCAGCCATTTTCTGATTCTCCTGCGGGATTCCAGCTGTCAGTTTCGTGCCATCTACACCCCAGACGGCCAATCGGAGGAGCTGCATCGGCTCTGCGGCGTCGGCCCGCGTGTCATTTCCTCTTCGGCCGTGGAGACCATTTATAAATACAGCTCTGAGAGAAAACAGTTTAATACACTTCCGTCTCGTACCCTGAGTATGACCGTCGATGCTTTCACAATTCCCGCCCATCTCTGGCACACTAAGAAACACGGCACGCCAAAAAAGGTAGCCACACCCAAATAG